The following coding sequences are from one Mytilus trossulus isolate FHL-02 chromosome 8, PNRI_Mtr1.1.1.hap1, whole genome shotgun sequence window:
- the LOC134727866 gene encoding putative nuclease HARBI1 produces the protein MAGLALFNVPPQRRPRHFRNRDGFSVEFSDEELKARYRFSRQSIMVISDLVRDDLQRGTHRNHALTVEQQVMVTLRFLASGSFLQVVGDTLESPFKGLDKGTVSRVVQDTTAALCKRQNEFVKWPRSDAEKNKIKAGNYRIGGFPNVIGAIDGTHIRIQAPTIDEASYVNRKGYHSINVQAVCDADGKFTNINTSWPGNAHDAHIFRTSQVCTHMERTPNWESGILLGDSGYPCRPFIMTPYARPANEDQTRFNKHHARTRCVIERTFGRWKRRFHVLHSEIRMKPEKACSIIMACAILHNKALCMNEPDLPEDQEEEMPNVDAVYNGANDGRRIRDHITQMYFTN, from the exons ATGGCTGGCCTAGCATTGTTCAATGTTCCACCACAAAGAAGACCACGACATTTTCGCAATAGGGATGGCTTTTCTGTAGAGTTTAGTGATGAGGAGTTAAAGGCAAGATACAGATTCAGCCGACAAAGTATCATGGTTATCTCGGACCTTGTAAGAGATGACTTACAGAGAGGGACACACAGAAACCATGCACTCACTGTGGAACAGCAAGTCATGGTTACCCTAAGATTTTTGGCCAGTGGAAGTTTTCTTCAAGTTGTTGGAGACACACTTG aatctccTTTTAAAGGGTTGGACAAAGGCACAGTGTCAAGAGTTGTACAGGACACTACGGCTGCATTGTGTAAGAGGCAGAACGAGTTCGTTAAATGGCCAAGAAGCGACGCagaaaaaaacaagataaaGGCTGGCAATTACAGAATTGGAGGGTTTCCCAATGTTATTGGAGCCATTGATGGGACGCACATACGTATCCAGGCACCTACCATTGATGAGGCATCCTATGTCAACAGGAAAGGTTACCACAGCATCAATGTGCAGGCTGTGTGTGATGCAGATG gaaaatttacaaatatcaaCACATCATGGCCAGGAAATGCACATGATGCACACATCTTTAGAACTTCACAG GTATGTACACACATGGAAAGAACACCTAATTGGGAAAGTGGCATCTTACTTGGGGATAGTGGATATCCATGCCGCCCATTCATCATGACGCCTTATGCCCGTCCTGCAAATGAAGACCAGACAAGGTTTAACAAGCATCATGCAAGAACAAGATGTGTAATAGAAAGGACATTTGGGAGATGGAAAAGGCGTTTTCATGTACTTCATTCAGAG attcgTATGAAACCTGAAAAGGCATGTAGTATTATCATGGCTTGTGCCATTCTGCACAATAAAGCTTTGTGTATGAATGAGCCTGACCTGCCAGAAGATCAAGAAGAGGAGATGCCTAATGTAGACGCAGTGTACAATGGAGCCAATGATGGAAGGAGAATTAGGGATCACATCACTCAGATGTACTTCACCAATTAA